One genomic region from Granulimonas faecalis encodes:
- a CDS encoding PTS sugar transporter subunit IIB → MKVLVVCSGGMSSTIAEDALRKEAAKRGLTLEVAACGTSALEDELKEGYDAVLVAPQVRHRFKELAATCEAASVPVCLIQPMAYSPMGGPKLFAQLAELLPDLA, encoded by the coding sequence ATGAAGGTTCTCGTCGTCTGCTCGGGAGGCATGTCCTCCACCATCGCCGAGGACGCCCTGAGGAAGGAGGCGGCCAAGCGCGGCCTCACCCTCGAGGTGGCCGCCTGCGGCACCTCGGCCCTCGAGGACGAGCTCAAGGAGGGCTACGACGCGGTTCTGGTGGCGCCCCAGGTGCGCCACCGGTTCAAGGAGCTCGCCGCCACCTGCGAGGCGGCCTCCGTGCCCGTGTGCCTCATCCAGCCCATGGCCTACAGCCCCATGGGCGGCCCCAAGCTCTTCGCGCAGCTCGCCGAGCTTCTGCCCGACCTGGCCTAA